From one Lolium rigidum isolate FL_2022 chromosome 4, APGP_CSIRO_Lrig_0.1, whole genome shotgun sequence genomic stretch:
- the LOC124650057 gene encoding peroxidase 1-like, with protein MASRVLMVALLLAAVAVSCTKAQLKEKFYSETCPSVEDVVRKEMVKALSAAPSLAGPLLRMHFHDCFVRGCDGSVLLDSANKTAEKDAKPNQTLRGFDFVERVKAAVEKACPDTVSCADVLALMARDAVWLSKGPFWEVPLGRRDGSVSISNETNQLPPPTANFTVLTQLFAAKKLDTKDLVVLSAGHTIGTSHCFSFSDRLYNFTGRVNPSDIDPTLEPQYMARLKNKCASLNDNTTLVEMDPGSFRTFDLDYFKNVVKRRGLFHSDGALLTNSFTRAYVQRHAGGGYKEEFFADFAASMIKMGNADVLTGSQGEIRKKCSVVNH; from the exons ATGGCTTCGAGAGTTCTGATGGTGGCGCTGctgctggcggcggtggcggtgtcgTGTACCAAGGCGCAGCTAAAGGAGAAGTTCTACAGCGAGACATGCCCCAGCGTGGAGGACGTCGTCCGGAAGGAGATGGTGAAGGCGCTCTCCGCCGCGCCCAGCCTAGCCGGCCCGCTCCTCAGGATGCACTTCCACGACTGCTTTGTCAGG GGTTGCGACGGCTCGGTATTGCTGGACTCCGCCAACAAGACGGCGGAGAAGGACGCGAAGCCCAACCAGACGCTGCGCGGCTTCGACTTCGTGGAGAGGGTGAAGGCCGCCGTGGAGAAGGCTTGCCCTGACACCGTCTCCTGCGCGGACGTGCTCGCCCTCATGGCCAGGGACGCGGTCTGGTTG AGCAAAGGGCCATTCTGGGAAGTTCCTCTGGGCCGTCGTGATGGCAGCGTGTCCATCTCCAACGAGACCAACCAGCTGCCTCCCCCGACCGCCAACTTCACCGTGCTCACCCAGCTCTTCGCCGCCAAGAAACTTGACACGAAGGACCTCGTCGTCCTCTCCGCCGGTCACACGATCGGGACATCCCACTGCTTTTCCTTCTCCGACCGTCTCTACAACTTCACCGGCAGGGTCAACCCCAGTGACATCGACCCCACGCTGGAGCCGCAGTACATGGCGCGGctgaagaacaagtgcgccagccTCAACGACAACACCACGCTCGTGGAGATGGACCCCGGGAGCTTCAGGACCTTCGACCTTGACTATTTCAAGAACGTCGTGAAGCGCAGGGGACTCTTCCACTCTGACGGCGCACTGCTTACCAACTCATTCACCCGTGCCTACGTCCAGCGCCACGCTGGTGGTGGCTACAAGGAGGAGTTCTTCGCGGACTTCGCCGCCTCCATGATCAAGATGGGAAACGCCGACGTGCTCACCGGCAGCCAGGGCGAGATCAGGAAGAAGTGCTCCGTGGTTAACCATTGA